TAGCCGGAGTACTTATCTCTGAGTTTCATGAAGTAGTTCCTGACCTCAAGCAGCACATCGAGATCCACACCTGTATCATAACCCAGCTCGTTCAGAGCGTAGACCATGCTTTCAGTTGGAGGATGGGATGTTCCGCCGCTCAGCGGGGACATGCAGGTGTCTATCATCTCAGCGCCAGCCTCAACACTCTTCAGCAGAGCCATTGAAGCCATACCGCTCGTATAGTGGGAATGCACGTTTATCGGCAATCCGACTTCCTTCTTAAGAGTTCTTACAAGCTCATAGGCAACCTTTGGTGATAGCAGTCCCGCCATATCCTTGATGCATATGGAGTCCACCTCAAGTTCTGCCAGCTCGTTGGCGATCTCAACGTATTTCTCAATCGTATGAACCGGAGAAATCGTGTAGCAGATGGAACCCTGTATGTGATTGGCATCGTACTTTTTGGCTGCCTTAATTGACGAGACCAGGTTCCTTACATCATTGAGAGCATCGAAAATCCTGAATATGTCCAGACCATTTTCAATCGTTTTCTGAACGAATTTTTCAACCACGTCGTCGGGATAATGCCTGTAGCCTACGAGATTCTGCCCCCTTAAAAGCATCTGAAGCTGCGCATTTTTAACCCTCTTCCTTATCTCCCTCAACCTCTCCCAGGGGTTCTCGTTAAGAAATCTGTGGCAGGAGTCGAATGTGGCCCCTCCCCACACTTCGAAGGAGTAAATCCCGCTGCTGTCAAAAGTTTCGAGAATTGGAAGCATATCTCTTGTCCTCATCCTCGTTGCGAGCAATGACTGGTGCCCATCTCTGAGAGTAAGGTCTACAATTTTGATTCTGGTCATGCTGCTGGTTGATAACCTTAATAAAAAAACTTTTTCATTTGAAAACAGGAAAAGGTTATTTATGCTTGGGCGTATGGTATCATGGTGATCGAGATGCGGGAGGTAAAGTTGGTTGTGCCCGAGCTTGAAGATGTGCTCTCTGATGAATTTGTGGAACACATGCTGAAAGCCACAAAAGAGATTCTGCTCGCTCTGAGGGGCCTGATAGATTCGGGACTTGACAAGGTTGAGGCGGTGGAGGAGATAGCCAGAGCAAGAAAAGAGATAAAAAAGGTCGAGATCGAGTAGGGATTTATCATTATATAAATGATTAATATTCTTCAGAAAATAATAAATACTTCCATCTCCTAATTAAAATCAGGTGTGAGAGATGGTCATGGCCAGTGAAAAACCGGTGCACTTCGAGTTCCCGGACTTTGATTCTGTTTATGTTGAGGACAAAACCGGAGAGAAAATCCTGATCAGGCAGTATGACCACAAAAACGACAGAGAAAAACTGATAGAGATGTACGAAACGTTCGATCCAGAATACAGATGTCTCGGATTGCCCCCTATAAGCAGGAGGGCGATAGAGAACTGGGTGGATTACCTCGCTGAGTACGGCTTT
The genomic region above belongs to Archaeoglobus neptunius and contains:
- a CDS encoding pyruvate carboxylase subunit B, which produces MTRIKIVDLTLRDGHQSLLATRMRTRDMLPILETFDSSGIYSFEVWGGATFDSCHRFLNENPWERLREIRKRVKNAQLQMLLRGQNLVGYRHYPDDVVEKFVQKTIENGLDIFRIFDALNDVRNLVSSIKAAKKYDANHIQGSICYTISPVHTIEKYVEIANELAELEVDSICIKDMAGLLSPKVAYELVRTLKKEVGLPINVHSHYTSGMASMALLKSVEAGAEMIDTCMSPLSGGTSHPPTESMVYALNELGYDTGVDLDVLLEVRNYFMKLRDKYSGYLNPLSTIPDTRVLVYQIPGGMFSNLIAQLQEQNALDKLEDVLREVPRVREDLGYPPLVTPTSQIVGVQAVINVLVGERYKVVTRETKDLVKGMYGRTPAPIREEIIRKILGNERPIDCRPADLLEPEFEKRKKELEEMGVEPSDENVLLYTLFPQTGLQFLKGELKEEPFPVGGGRIEGSFEVEIDGSKYVVTVRPES